A single window of Synechococcus sp. C9 DNA harbors:
- a CDS encoding response regulator, whose translation MATVLLVEDQRTQRELMAATLSQDGLKVITAADGREALQKLQETRPDVVVLDVVMPNMNGYEFLREIRKQPDLAKLPVVVCSVKGEQFDKHWAERLGSNAYVVKPFEPQVLVGTVRSLLRGVSR comes from the coding sequence ATGGCGACGGTTTTGTTGGTGGAAGACCAGCGGACACAGCGGGAACTGATGGCAGCAACCCTGAGCCAGGATGGGTTAAAGGTGATTACCGCCGCCGATGGGCGGGAAGCCCTCCAAAAGCTACAGGAAACCCGCCCGGATGTGGTTGTCCTGGATGTGGTGATGCCGAATATGAATGGCTATGAATTTCTGCGGGAAATCCGCAAACAGCCCGATTTAGCCAAACTGCCGGTGGTGGTGTGTAGTGTCAAGGGGGAGCAATTTGACAAGCACTGGGCGGAGCGGCTGGGTTCCAATGCCTATGTGGTAAAACCTTTTGAACCCCAGGTTTTGGTGGGAACGGTGCGGAGTTTACTGCGGGGGGTCAGCCGTTAA
- a CDS encoding response regulator codes for MSTVLVVEDSAPQREMIIGLLQEKGLTVLAATNGNEALECVKQAVPHLVITDVVMPVMNGYELIRELRKPNASTVNVPILVCSSKGEAFDEQWAKRQGATDYIVKPFEPEQLIEKVTALLKR; via the coding sequence ATGAGTACGGTTTTAGTGGTTGAAGATAGCGCCCCCCAGCGGGAAATGATCATCGGTTTACTCCAGGAAAAGGGGCTGACGGTGTTGGCGGCAACCAACGGCAATGAGGCGCTGGAATGTGTGAAGCAGGCGGTGCCCCACTTGGTGATTACGGATGTGGTGATGCCCGTGATGAATGGTTATGAATTGATCCGGGAGTTACGCAAGCCCAATGCCAGTACGGTGAATGTGCCGATTTTGGTTTGCTCTTCCAAGGGGGAAGCCTTCGATGAACAATGGGCAAAACGGCAAGGGGCAACGGATTATATCGTCAAGCCCTTTGAACCTGAACAGTTGATTGAGAAGGTGACGGCACTGTTAAAACGCTAG